The Candidatus Eisenbacteria bacterium genome has a segment encoding these proteins:
- a CDS encoding cytochrome b/b6 domain-containing protein: MNRSLRFALFLVLLAGSGSRDAAGATAAASTMHPLFPLLDETGTNVLASGGPVSAMRTCGACHDTEFIERESAHAGAGWDAPREVKRERSGRPWEGNAGMLGGWNPITYRTISPPDDGAIDLSLPDWIRFFGRRHVGGGPARRAADGALLSEKKSAGPDDLEASWFDPETKQREPWDWERSGAVEMNCFLCHLPDPDNEARIAALESGAFRWATTFTLARTGVGGRSGAIWRWNRDAFDEEGRVRSDRIRVQDPANEACGRCHGLVHGDPDMPVLLKSCVPDYWTTLTTGQILSPQRISESGINLKDKTALFRSWDVHAERRLSCVDCHHSVNSPVHGRVSESAGLEHLRFDPRKMSMGEYLKRPSHRLARAGGASAEGAEEGGGSSQECESCHLAEKTHEWLPHWRRHITVLSCNACHTPRLYAPARQTIDWTVLTPERKPRVACRGDESTGADPLALVESHEPILLPRAGGKSAGTLHPHNLISSWFWVEGEPERPVTEARLAEAFFDGNDYRKEILAALDANRDGIVEENELVLDTPEKTAAIRDRLLAVGSADPRIEAEVRPYSIPHNVTTGEWATRDCRTCHGPDSRLSRAFPLAEEAPGGVLPAFIARASAVPAGEIVREANGEILFVPSTRAMGLHVLGHDSSRTANRIGLIGVGAVLLGIAAHGGLRIRSARRRRALRGERSASPTTRIVMYGPYERLWHWLQALAILALLATGIAVHLPGRVPFIDFALAVRAHSILGFLVVINAALAAFYHVAGGEIRQYLPERGNFFSQAIEQTRYYLGGVFRGEPHPFTKRPGRKLNPLQQITYLAILNVLLPLQTITGVLVWGADRWPSVDAALGGLPLLAAVHAAGAWLFAAFLAMHVYLATTGPTPGAHIRAMIAGWEEAPEEGGHKEESR; encoded by the coding sequence CGAGTTCATCGAGAGGGAGAGCGCGCACGCGGGCGCGGGTTGGGACGCGCCGCGCGAAGTGAAGCGCGAGCGGAGCGGGCGCCCGTGGGAGGGAAACGCAGGGATGCTCGGCGGATGGAACCCGATCACCTATCGAACGATCTCCCCCCCGGATGACGGCGCGATCGATCTCTCCCTTCCCGATTGGATTCGCTTCTTCGGAAGGAGACACGTGGGGGGCGGGCCCGCCCGCCGCGCGGCCGACGGGGCTCTTCTCTCGGAGAAGAAGTCCGCGGGGCCGGACGATCTCGAGGCCTCTTGGTTCGATCCGGAGACGAAACAGCGAGAACCGTGGGATTGGGAACGGTCCGGCGCCGTCGAGATGAATTGCTTCCTCTGCCACCTTCCCGATCCGGACAACGAGGCGAGGATCGCCGCTCTCGAGAGCGGCGCGTTCCGCTGGGCGACCACCTTCACTCTCGCCCGCACCGGCGTGGGAGGGCGGAGCGGAGCGATCTGGAGGTGGAATCGGGACGCTTTCGATGAAGAGGGACGCGTGAGGAGCGATCGAATCCGGGTGCAGGATCCCGCGAACGAGGCCTGCGGCCGCTGCCACGGTCTCGTTCACGGCGATCCGGACATGCCGGTTCTCCTCAAGAGCTGCGTCCCGGACTACTGGACCACGCTCACCACGGGACAAATCCTTTCACCCCAAAGGATCTCGGAGTCGGGCATCAATTTGAAAGACAAGACGGCCCTTTTCCGTTCGTGGGACGTGCACGCGGAGCGAAGACTCTCCTGCGTCGATTGCCATCACTCGGTGAACAGCCCGGTCCACGGGCGCGTCTCCGAATCCGCCGGCCTCGAGCACCTCCGCTTCGACCCGCGCAAGATGTCGATGGGCGAATACTTGAAGCGTCCGAGCCACCGGCTGGCCCGCGCGGGAGGCGCTTCCGCGGAAGGCGCCGAAGAAGGAGGCGGGTCCTCGCAGGAATGCGAGAGCTGCCACCTCGCGGAGAAGACGCACGAGTGGCTCCCCCATTGGAGGCGCCACATCACAGTCCTCTCGTGCAACGCGTGCCACACGCCCCGGCTCTACGCGCCGGCCCGGCAGACGATCGACTGGACGGTTCTCACCCCGGAGCGGAAGCCCCGGGTCGCCTGCCGGGGAGACGAATCGACAGGGGCCGACCCTCTCGCACTCGTGGAGAGTCATGAGCCGATCCTTCTCCCGCGCGCGGGCGGGAAGAGCGCTGGAACGCTTCATCCGCACAACCTCATCTCTTCCTGGTTCTGGGTCGAAGGCGAGCCGGAACGCCCCGTCACCGAAGCGCGCCTCGCGGAGGCCTTCTTCGACGGGAACGATTACCGGAAAGAGATCCTCGCGGCGCTCGACGCGAACCGGGACGGGATTGTCGAAGAAAACGAGCTCGTTCTCGACACGCCCGAGAAGACCGCCGCGATTCGCGATCGGCTTCTCGCGGTCGGTTCAGCCGATCCGCGGATCGAGGCGGAGGTCCGGCCCTACTCGATTCCGCACAACGTGACGACCGGCGAGTGGGCGACGAGGGATTGCCGCACTTGTCACGGACCCGATTCTCGTCTCTCGCGCGCCTTTCCGCTCGCGGAGGAGGCGCCGGGAGGCGTCTTGCCCGCATTCATCGCCCGAGCTTCGGCCGTTCCCGCCGGGGAGATCGTCCGCGAAGCGAACGGCGAAATCCTGTTCGTCCCGAGCACGCGCGCGATGGGACTGCATGTCCTTGGACACGACTCCTCGCGAACGGCGAACCGGATCGGGCTCATCGGCGTCGGTGCCGTTCTTCTCGGGATCGCCGCGCACGGCGGCCTCCGAATCCGCTCCGCGCGCCGGCGCAGGGCGCTCCGCGGAGAGCGCTCCGCTTCGCCAACCACGCGCATCGTCATGTACGGCCCCTACGAGCGTCTTTGGCATTGGCTTCAAGCGCTCGCGATTCTCGCTCTTCTCGCGACCGGAATCGCCGTTCATCTCCCCGGACGCGTTCCTTTCATCGACTTCGCTCTCGCGGTGCGCGCGCATAGCATTCTCGGCTTCCTCGTCGTGATCAACGCGGCCCTTGCCGCCTTCTATCACGTGGCGGGCGGGGAGATCCGCCAGTACCTCCCCGAGCGGGGAAACTTCTTCTCTCAAGCGATCGAGCAGACGCGTTACTACCTCGGCGGCGTGTTCCGGGGAGAGCCCCACCCGTTCACGAAGCGCCCCGGCCGCAAGCTGAACCCGCTGCAACAGATTACGTACCTCGCGATCCTGAACGTCCTTCTTCCCCTTCAGACGATCACGGGCGTTCTCGTTTGGGGCGCGGATCGCTGGCCGAGCGTCGACGCGGCCCTCGGCGGTCTCCCTCTCCTCGCCGCCGTTCACGCCGCCGGCGCCTGGCTTTTCGCGGCGTTCCTCGCCATGCACGTCTATCTCGCCACGACCGGCCCCACGCCCGGCGCCCACATCCGCGCGATGATCGCCGGCTGGGAAGAAGCGCCGGAAGAAGGCGGCCACAAGGAGGAATCCCGTTGA
- a CDS encoding YeeE/YedE family protein: MNPYLAGALLGVVLFLAFFTTGNGLGASGGIARILVSVEDRLVPEHVDRTPHLLAMAGGDTNPLDNWIVFVTIGALLGGFASGLLHGRIRTETQKGPRISSGSRWFFAFLGGLVMGYGARLARGCTSGQALSGGAVLSVGSWAFMFAVFGGGYALAWFVRRLWT, translated from the coding sequence TTGAACCCTTATCTTGCGGGAGCTCTTCTCGGCGTTGTCCTGTTCCTCGCCTTCTTCACAACGGGGAACGGGCTCGGCGCCTCGGGAGGGATCGCGCGGATCCTCGTTTCCGTCGAGGACCGTCTCGTCCCGGAGCACGTGGACCGCACTCCCCACCTCCTCGCGATGGCGGGCGGGGACACGAACCCGCTCGACAACTGGATCGTTTTCGTCACGATCGGCGCGCTTCTCGGTGGTTTCGCTTCCGGGCTCCTGCACGGAAGGATCCGCACGGAGACGCAGAAGGGACCGCGCATCTCCTCAGGATCGCGATGGTTCTTCGCGTTTCTCGGCGGTCTCGTGATGGGATACGGAGCGCGTCTCGCCCGAGGCTGCACGTCCGGGCAGGCCTTGTCGGGAGGCGCGGTTCTCTCGGTCGGAAGCTGGGCCTTCATGTTCGCGGTCTTCGGCGGCGGCTACGCGCTCGCGTGGTTCGTCCGAAGGCTCTGGACCTGA
- a CDS encoding YeeE/YedE family protein, which yields MAPFALIDILGKPATYSIYLLIGFAFGAVLEMAGFADSRRLAAQFYLRNMTVLKVMFGAIVTAMVLLFLASGLGLLDMGRVWVNPTYLVPGIVGGLLMGVGFILGGFCPGTSIVALANLKIDGLFFFLGVSAGVVLFGETVGLYEGFYHSTPMGRFTLSEWLGIPEGWVVLLVVLMALFMFWGAEKLEGIYGERGEPARASGRRFPPRLAGAAALVVLALVVLGIGQPTSAEQWERIAPRKQPLLDERRVQIHPAELVDLARNDQVRLLLLDLRDESDFNVFHLVDSRRVTLEEVRDGLPALGLLSAPANTVTVLISNGEERATDAWKLLATSGVLNVYILEGGINNWLDVYGHPEHDAICPEGEASGGTARIEAFAHRFEHALGSAQPSADPDALAERAIEFTPKVELQIRKKLGGGCG from the coding sequence ATGGCGCCTTTCGCGTTGATCGACATTCTCGGGAAACCGGCAACCTATAGTATTTATCTCTTGATCGGTTTCGCCTTCGGCGCGGTGCTCGAGATGGCGGGCTTCGCCGACTCTCGAAGGCTCGCCGCCCAGTTCTATCTCCGGAACATGACGGTCCTAAAGGTGATGTTCGGTGCCATCGTGACGGCGATGGTGCTTCTCTTTCTCGCCTCCGGTCTCGGCCTGCTCGACATGGGCCGCGTTTGGGTGAACCCGACCTACCTCGTCCCCGGAATCGTCGGCGGGCTTCTGATGGGAGTCGGCTTCATCTTGGGAGGCTTCTGCCCGGGCACCTCGATCGTCGCCCTCGCGAACCTCAAGATCGACGGCCTCTTCTTCTTTCTCGGTGTGAGCGCCGGCGTGGTCCTCTTCGGAGAGACCGTCGGGCTCTACGAGGGGTTCTACCACTCGACGCCGATGGGCCGCTTCACGCTCTCCGAGTGGCTCGGAATCCCCGAAGGATGGGTGGTCCTTCTCGTTGTGCTCATGGCCCTTTTCATGTTCTGGGGAGCGGAGAAGCTCGAGGGGATCTACGGAGAGCGCGGGGAGCCCGCTCGCGCGTCCGGACGCCGATTCCCTCCGAGGCTCGCGGGGGCCGCCGCGCTCGTCGTGCTCGCTCTCGTCGTGCTCGGCATCGGGCAGCCGACGAGCGCGGAGCAGTGGGAGCGCATCGCCCCCCGCAAGCAGCCTCTTCTCGACGAGCGCCGCGTCCAGATCCATCCCGCGGAGCTCGTCGATCTCGCCCGCAACGATCAGGTCCGATTGCTCCTGTTGGACCTTCGAGATGAAAGCGATTTCAACGTCTTTCATCTGGTCGATTCGCGGCGCGTGACGCTCGAGGAAGTCCGCGACGGGCTTCCCGCGCTCGGTCTCCTCTCCGCTCCTGCGAACACGGTGACCGTGCTGATCTCGAACGGGGAAGAGCGGGCGACCGACGCGTGGAAGCTCCTCGCGACGAGCGGCGTTCTGAACGTCTACATTCTCGAAGGGGGGATCAACAACTGGCTGGACGTCTACGGACATCCGGAGCATGATGCGATCTGTCCCGAGGGGGAAGCGAGCGGCGGGACGGCAAGAATCGAGGCGTTCGCCCACCGCTTCGAGCACGCGCTCGGCTCGGCGCAACCGAGCGCGGATCCGGACGCGCTCGCGGAACGCGCGATCGAGTTCACGCCCAAGGTCGAGCTGCAGATCCGCAAGAAGCTCGGCGGCGGGTGCGGATAG
- a CDS encoding outer membrane protein transport protein has protein sequence MAKSRIVRIAAAAVLVLGPGTAEATNGYFSHGVGMKAKGMGGAAIAAPQDALSAGSNPAALGFVGDRADIGFELFRPERRSEITGNMNPPLNAVYDANGKRNFVSPELGFSKNLGGRFAAGIALYGRGGMNTSYTTPIGLFGTDDAGVDLAQLLVVPAISVRMGEWSAVGIGINFLYQRFQATGLENFTVTEPRPYSLHPDKITNNDYASSTGFGVAVGWMGRLLPRLAIGAAYQSKISASEFDEYAGLFAGKGDFDIPSSFGAGIGIDLTDRILLAFDATRILYTDVPAVSNPLLPNLGTAPLGDENGAGFGWEDMTVFKVGLSAAATRALTLRCGYNYGGQPIPASETLFNMLAPGVVEHHATFGATWSSPCGGELTFAYMHAFEKTVAGEGSIPPGTPEQGGMGGGEANLTMLENSFGLAYGRSF, from the coding sequence ATGGCGAAGTCGAGGATCGTTCGGATCGCAGCGGCGGCCGTGCTCGTGCTCGGGCCAGGAACTGCGGAGGCCACGAACGGGTACTTTAGCCACGGGGTCGGCATGAAGGCGAAGGGGATGGGAGGCGCGGCGATCGCGGCCCCGCAGGACGCGCTCTCGGCGGGAAGCAATCCGGCCGCTCTTGGCTTCGTCGGCGACCGAGCGGACATCGGTTTCGAGTTGTTTCGGCCCGAGCGCCGAAGCGAGATCACGGGGAACATGAATCCCCCGCTCAATGCAGTCTACGACGCGAACGGGAAGCGGAACTTCGTCTCGCCCGAACTCGGCTTCAGCAAGAATCTCGGGGGACGTTTCGCGGCGGGAATCGCGCTTTACGGGCGGGGTGGAATGAACACCTCCTACACGACGCCGATCGGGCTTTTCGGAACCGACGACGCCGGCGTCGACCTCGCGCAGCTCCTCGTCGTTCCCGCGATCTCCGTCCGGATGGGGGAATGGAGCGCCGTCGGGATCGGGATAAACTTTCTCTATCAACGTTTTCAGGCGACCGGGCTCGAGAACTTCACGGTCACGGAGCCGCGACCTTACAGTTTGCACCCCGACAAGATCACGAACAACGACTACGCCTCCTCGACGGGATTCGGGGTCGCGGTCGGCTGGATGGGAAGGCTCCTTCCGCGCCTGGCGATCGGCGCCGCCTACCAATCGAAGATCTCCGCATCTGAGTTCGATGAGTACGCAGGCCTCTTCGCGGGGAAGGGGGACTTCGACATCCCCTCGTCCTTCGGAGCAGGGATCGGCATCGACCTAACCGACAGGATTCTTCTCGCGTTCGACGCGACGCGCATCCTCTACACGGATGTCCCCGCAGTCTCGAACCCGCTCCTTCCGAATCTCGGAACGGCGCCCCTCGGCGACGAGAACGGCGCGGGGTTCGGATGGGAGGACATGACCGTCTTCAAGGTCGGGCTCTCCGCGGCAGCGACGCGCGCGCTCACGCTCCGGTGCGGGTACAACTACGGCGGCCAACCGATCCCCGCTTCGGAAACGCTGTTCAACATGCTCGCGCCCGGAGTCGTCGAGCACCACGCGACATTCGGAGCGACCTGGAGCTCCCCTTGCGGCGGGGAACTCACCTTCGCCTACATGCACGCGTTCGAGAAGACCGTCGCGGGCGAGGGATCGATTCCGCCCGGAACGCCGGAACAGGGAGGGATGGGAGGCGGCGAGGCGAACCTCACGATGCTCGAGAATTCGTTCGGCCTCGCCTACGGTCGGAGTTTCTAG
- a CDS encoding DUF4301 family protein yields the protein MMSRSPFTAEDLKQLAEAGIDPNEALRQVGLLANPPAYARLVRPCTPGDGIRVLSRGEIEESLAAYERARAANRLSKFVPASGAATRMFQSLLWFLKETRDFTREEIEDVAAKGTPQFEELGRFLEGARSPEGFAFREALRVALAGKGLVLEELAAARRYRPILETLLVEMDYGRLPKGLIPFHAHEDGIRTAFEEHLVETALDARNADGTCRLHFTVSPEHEPVFRALLAEAGPRLGEKLGVRYDVGFSGQKPSTDTLALDDRGEPFREADGRLLLRPGGHGALLENLNDIQGDIVLIKNIDNVAARRLGTDPIEWKKVLAGYLVRLQELVFRLLARLEEGDAIVEEASLFARDVLAIAPHGEEKRNLSREERRAFLIRKLARPIRVCGMVPNAGHVGGGPFWVLGRDGTVSLQVVESAEIDPRSETQQAILAASTHFSPVELVCGVRGPRGDPYDLNRFADPEAVFISSKSRGGRKLRALERPGLWNGGMADWITVFVESPAETFTPVKRVTDLLSLAHKVG from the coding sequence TTGATGAGTCGTTCGCCCTTCACAGCCGAAGACCTGAAGCAGCTCGCCGAAGCCGGGATCGATCCGAACGAGGCGCTGCGGCAGGTCGGTCTCCTCGCGAATCCGCCCGCGTACGCGAGGCTCGTTCGCCCGTGCACGCCGGGCGACGGGATCCGCGTTCTCTCCCGCGGCGAGATCGAGGAGTCGCTCGCCGCCTACGAGCGCGCGCGCGCTGCGAACCGGCTCTCCAAGTTTGTCCCCGCGAGCGGCGCCGCGACGCGCATGTTCCAATCGCTTCTCTGGTTCCTGAAGGAGACGCGCGACTTCACGCGCGAGGAAATCGAGGACGTAGCCGCGAAGGGGACGCCCCAGTTCGAGGAGCTTGGACGCTTTCTCGAGGGAGCACGATCGCCGGAGGGCTTCGCGTTTCGCGAGGCGCTCCGGGTTGCGCTCGCGGGAAAGGGTCTTGTTCTCGAGGAGCTCGCGGCGGCGCGCCGGTACCGTCCGATCCTCGAGACGCTCCTTGTCGAGATGGACTACGGCCGGCTCCCGAAAGGCCTCATCCCCTTCCATGCGCACGAGGACGGAATCCGAACCGCCTTCGAAGAACACTTGGTCGAAACGGCGCTCGACGCGCGAAACGCGGACGGAACCTGTCGCCTGCATTTCACGGTTTCTCCGGAGCACGAGCCGGTCTTCCGAGCGCTCCTCGCGGAAGCCGGGCCGCGCTTGGGAGAGAAGCTCGGTGTCCGTTACGACGTCGGCTTCTCCGGGCAGAAGCCTTCCACGGACACGCTCGCTCTCGACGATCGGGGCGAGCCTTTCCGCGAGGCGGACGGACGGCTGCTTCTCCGTCCCGGCGGACACGGCGCGCTTCTCGAAAACCTGAACGACATCCAAGGGGACATCGTCCTCATTAAGAACATCGACAACGTGGCGGCGCGCCGGCTCGGAACGGATCCGATCGAGTGGAAGAAAGTCCTTGCGGGATACCTGGTCCGCCTTCAGGAGCTCGTCTTCCGCCTGCTCGCGCGGCTCGAAGAAGGGGACGCGATTGTCGAGGAGGCCTCTCTCTTCGCGCGCGACGTCCTCGCGATCGCTCCGCACGGCGAGGAGAAGCGGAACCTATCCCGGGAAGAGCGGCGCGCGTTCCTCATTCGAAAGCTCGCGCGCCCCATCCGCGTTTGCGGGATGGTCCCGAACGCGGGACATGTGGGAGGAGGGCCCTTCTGGGTACTCGGCCGCGACGGAACCGTCTCTCTTCAAGTCGTCGAGAGCGCCGAGATCGATCCGCGCTCGGAGACGCAGCAGGCGATCCTTGCGGCGTCGACTCACTTCAGCCCGGTGGAACTCGTCTGCGGCGTGCGGGGCCCTCGCGGCGATCCTTATGATCTCAATCGATTCGCCGATCCCGAGGCCGTGTTCATCAGCTCGAAGTCGCGAGGCGGGAGGAAGCTCAGGGCTCTCGAGCGCCCCGGCCTTTGGAACGGAGGCATGGCCGACTGGATCACGGTCTTCGTCGAGTCGCCGGCGGAGACCTTCACACCCGTGAAGCGCGTCACGGATCTTCTTTCTCTGGCACACAAAGTCGGGTGA
- a CDS encoding succinate dehydrogenase/fumarate reductase iron-sulfur subunit codes for MKLTLKVWRQSGPKEKGRLVAYVLDDVSPDQSFLEMLDDLNRVLVLKGEEPVVFEHDCREGICGCCGLMINGQAHGPVRGTTVCQLHMRNFKDGDTIVIEPWRAKGFPVIKDLMVDRSAFDRIIEAGGYVSVNTGGIPDANAIPIRKEDADLAMDAAACIGCGACVASCPNASAMLFVGAKISQYALLPQGQVERVARALNMVAAMDREGFGNCSNVAECEASCPKLITLSNIQRMYREHVKASWKYAPREAREAAG; via the coding sequence ATGAAGCTGACGCTGAAGGTCTGGCGCCAAAGCGGACCCAAGGAGAAGGGACGCCTGGTGGCTTATGTGCTGGACGACGTCTCCCCGGACCAGTCCTTTCTCGAGATGCTCGACGATCTGAACCGGGTACTCGTCCTGAAAGGGGAGGAGCCGGTCGTCTTCGAGCACGACTGCCGGGAGGGAATTTGCGGCTGTTGCGGGCTCATGATCAACGGGCAGGCGCACGGCCCGGTGCGCGGCACGACCGTCTGCCAGCTTCACATGCGAAACTTCAAGGATGGGGACACGATCGTGATCGAGCCTTGGCGGGCCAAGGGGTTCCCGGTGATCAAGGACCTCATGGTCGACCGCTCCGCATTCGACCGGATCATCGAGGCCGGAGGTTACGTCTCGGTGAACACGGGAGGAATCCCCGACGCCAACGCGATCCCGATCCGCAAGGAAGACGCGGATCTGGCGATGGACGCGGCGGCGTGCATCGGCTGCGGCGCGTGCGTCGCCTCCTGCCCGAACGCATCGGCGATGCTCTTCGTCGGCGCCAAGATCTCGCAGTACGCCCTCTTGCCGCAGGGACAGGTTGAACGTGTCGCGCGCGCCCTCAACATGGTGGCCGCGATGGATCGCGAGGGCTTCGGCAATTGCTCGAACGTCGCAGAGTGCGAGGCGTCGTGTCCGAAGCTGATCACGCTCTCCAACATCCAGAGGATGTACAGGGAGCACGTGAAGGCGAGCTGGAAATACGCCCCGAGGGAAGCGCGCGAGGCGGCCGGATAG